The following proteins are co-located in the Malus sylvestris chromosome 13, drMalSylv7.2, whole genome shotgun sequence genome:
- the LOC126596977 gene encoding cell wall / vacuolar inhibitor of fructosidase 1-like, with the protein MSSSLSRFSTLLLFLHVALLIAPPTTQFFFLPLAKGSDLIQTTCKKTPHYNLCLSTLQSNPDSSNADVPGLALIASDALLANASDTLDYIHGLLKQSPEVHLQKALANCAELYIPIVKFSLPQAIEALGNGHFGFAKYGISDAAKEAEACEKGFGGVKSPLTDRNALVNDLSGVAVAILNLLKG; encoded by the coding sequence ATGAGTAGCTCACTCTCAAGATTCTcaactcttcttctttttctccacGTTGCTTTACTCATTGCACCGCCAacaacccaatttttttttcttccattagCCAAAGGCAGTGATCTGATACAAACAACATGCAAAAAAACACCCCACTATAATCTCTGCCTCTCAACCCTCCAATCAAACCCCGACAGCTCAAACGCAGATGTGCCGGGATTGGCCCTGATAGCATCCGACGCTCTCCTGGCAAATGCAAGTGACACACTGGACTACATCCACGGCCTGCTGAAGCAATCCCCGGAAGTACATTTACAGAAGGCATTGGCAAACTGTGCTGAGCTGTACATCCCAATTGTGAAGTTTAGCCTGCCGCAGGCAATTGAAGCTTTGGGAAATGGGCACTTTGGGTTTGCAAAGTATGGGATTTCTGATGCTGCAAAGGAGGCTGAGGCATGTGAGAAGGGTTTTGGAGGAGTTAAGTCTCCTCTCACTGATAGGAATGCTCTTGTGAATGATCTTTCTGGTGTGGCTGTCGCCATTCTCAACTTATTAAAGGGTTGA